The following nucleotide sequence is from Acidobacteriota bacterium.
GAAACCGAAGGCGGCATGGGCGGATCGGTTGCGGTGGACTCGCTCAATAATCTGCTGGTCACTGCTGGATCGTCAATCAAGATATTCAGCCGCTCAGGCAAAGGGAAAGTCCAGCCACTACGAATCATCGGCGGACCCAAAACGCGCGATATGATCAATGGCAGCAAGAATATCGTTCTGCATCCGGCACGTGGATGGATCGTGGTGGCTAACCAGGGCGTCAACAGCCATCCCCCGATTGACTACTCCGAGGGATCATTCGTCGGCGTTTGGAGCATTCACGATAGCGGCGACGTTCCGCCCAGGTGGACCATCGGCGGCCCCCATGGCGCACTGCGCCAGGCGCGTGGCGTAGCGCTGGATCTCAAGAATAAGTCTGTCATTGTCTCAGACAAATATCTGAATGCAGCTTTAACGTATTACTTTCCGGAAATGTTTTGAATCGGAATGCAGCAGAAAGAACAGTCTGTCTGGAATGGTAGGCGCGTGGGGACTCGAACCCCAGACCTTCCCGATGGCATCGGGACGCTCTAACCGTGCGCGGAACCTGCAATCAGCTGATCCATTGCTTGGCGCGATTTCCAACTTTTCACCTGACGCTCCCGCTGCCTGGCTAGCGGCAAACTCTCGTACGCTTCCTGATAGACCAGTATCCAGGGTCCACGCCCACGAGTATAGGCGCTGTGTCCGCGCGCATGTTCACTCAGCCGACGAACCAAATCATTCGTGGACCCAATGTAGAACCGGTCCGCTGTCTGACTCTTCAATATGTACAGGTGTGCCATGCAAAATCGGAATGGTAGGCGCGTGGGGACTCGAACCCCAGACCTCCACCGTGTCAATTTTGAGCAACCAACCCTAAAACCTAATGCTTGCCTTGCTTTACCGCGATTTGCTCGTCAGCAAAACCCCTCCAAACGGAGGGTTTTGTTGACGAGTTGTTGACGCTATTGTTGACGAGTTTACGGTAGAGGTCTAGGTAGCGGTCAAAAGGCAGAATGGTGAATGCCCTCGCGGATACTTCCGGGAGGCAGTGTCTTAAGACTTCGTTGACGATGTTTCTAGCTTTGGCTTGAATTTGGGCCAGCGGTTGTAGCCAATGGCGGGATCATTAGATCGCAAAGACTCGATAAACTCGCGTTCCTTCTGATTTACCTCAGCGTTGGTGGCGGTATCCGATTCCCACAGAAGTTGCTTTCTAGCCGTGAAATCGCGGCGCTGTTCGGGAGTGAAGTCCGCTGCCATTAGCTTACTATTGACGCTGCCGAAGTAGATGATGGTGTCCGTTATGTCCCGACCCACGTAAATTTTGCCATTGGGGTACGTGATCTTATACACGACTTTCATGCCCATGACAGCCATCCTCCGAAATCTCTAAATAGCAACTGCGGCACGCGCTCCAGTGTGCCGCACGATGAAGAATTGCTTTCAACGCAGTTTTAGGACAATACCCTCTTAGGCTGTCCGGTGCAAACCATCCGCCCTACCTTGCTTTGCCATGCTTGACCCCCTTCTTTTTCCCGC
It contains:
- a CDS encoding GIY-YIG nuclease family protein is translated as MKVVYKITYPNGKIYVGRDITDTIIYFGSVNSKLMAADFTPEQRRDFTARKQLLWESDTATNAEVNQKEREFIESLRSNDPAIGYNRWPKFKPKLETSSTKS
- a CDS encoding GIY-YIG nuclease family protein, whose translation is MAHLYILKSQTADRFYIGSTNDLVRRLSEHARGHSAYTRGRGPWILVYQEAYESLPLARQRERQVKSWKSRQAMDQLIAGSAHG